In the Sphingobacterium sp. PCS056 genome, GACAGTTAGATTGGAGTAAGTCTGAAAATATGACTATGGGAAATGAGGCTAATACCGACTATGTTTATTTAAGAGATTTATTTATGATTCCGGGTGATGGCCAGACTTATCCCATAGATCCTGGAAAAAGTATTGTGATCGCACAGAATGCCCTGAACCATAAAGTGCCATTTGTTGGCAATAATGGTGTGGAAACACCCATCAGAGATCCTGAATTGACAGTGGATTTAAGCAAAGCTACTTTTGAAACTTATTTTGGAGATATACCGGGGAAAAAACCATTTGCTTCCGATATCAATAATCTAGATGTACCGAATGTGGAGGTATTGGATTATGTGGCAAATGACTGGATTTTAGATAATCCTGGGCGGGATGGATATGTGATCTTTAAGCGGTCCAGTCGAGAAGAAGTGTTGGCATTAAAAAATTACGTAGTACCTTCTTTAAAACCACCAGCTGCTTCTGAGAAAACCTATAGACAATTGCCTGTCAGTTGGATCATGGACGCGTTAGAAATCCAACCGAACACAGCGAGCTCACGTTTACCTAAGAAGCTAGGGCCTTCTCAAGATGCTGGGTTTAGTTTTGTCCCTTTGGGAGCTTACTCTTCACAGGCTGTGATTCGTAAAACAGAGGAAAATAATAATGGTGTAATCAAGTTAAAGGATACCAATAATTCTACGGAAGATTTTGTGTTCATCAAGGCTAATCCTTTTGGTTTTGCAAATTAGATAAAAAAAGATGTCTAGATTTCTAAATCTTAGAAATCTAATGTTAAAAAAGAGCTGTTTAAATGATAGATATAAAACAAATTGTGATATTAACGGGACTGTTTATGACTGTGTCTGTAAGCTATGCCCAATCACAGCCTGAATCTGTATTAGATTCAGTTACAGCAGAAGCCTACTGGTATCAACCAGAATATGTCATGATGCATGATATGGCGGTTCGAAATCGGGTCTGGTTACCTAATGAAACAAAAAATAAAGCGTCAATATTAGGTATTTCTCAAGCGTTTAATAAAGGAGAATTTCAGCCTGCTCAAGGTGCTGATAAAGCAAATCAATTTGGTGTTTATACAGAAGGAAAAACGCAATGGAAGAATACCGATTTTTGGGGACGGTTTTCTTACGATCGAAGCTCTGAAGATAGCACAGCGATGCGTCATCAAACAAGATGGAATGTAGATGCGCCGTTTTATTTTGGGTCGCTACGTAAAAATAAGTACAATCGGGAGACTTATAAATTAGATGCTGGTGTACAGCGGGCTTTTTTTGATAATCGTCTGCCGATTTCCCTTGCAGTTGATTATCGTCTAGGTTCTCATTACTCCAATAATGATCCCAGAGGAAATCTCAATGATATGAACCTGCAGTTTGAAATGACAGTAGGTCACAATCTACCGAAATTATCATACCATATCAGCGGTATTTGGGGTTATGGTTCAGAACGTGCGGAGGTAGGTTATAAAAATGATAAGTATACTACCAATACTGATGATCCTCTATACGTGAACTGGGTAATGAACGGTTTTGGGAATGCTGAAGAGCAATTGAAGCAAATCAATTACTTTGATGTAATAGATCATTATGGGGCGGGGTTTCATATATTGCTAATGCCTAATATCGCAAATAAGATATATTTTAATGCTCGATTTCTAAACGAGAAGCAATCGTTTAGAAAAAATGACAATTCGGTACAAACCTATCAGCTGCTAAATGATTATAGCAAAGATATCGGTGAAATGGAGATACTTTGGTCTAGTCAGTTTGATGATCGCCGTTCAATGAAATGGCTGATCATGGCGAAGACGGAAAGTGGGGATGATTTTAATTATAGCTATATGGCCAATAATTATGTATATCAAAAAGATCAAGCTATGCTGAAAGGTCAATATAATCTTGCTTCAGTTCAACTAGCAGGAAATTTAAGTTGGTCAAATATGAAAAAAAAGGATGGGGCCACCGATAATCTAATGGATTTAACACAATTGCAGTCGGGTATCACTTTATACCGTACTTTTAAAATAACAGATCAATTTAATCTATTGGGAAAATTGGGTTATCAAAGAAAATGGTCTCCGCAACATGAGCTTGAGGCGCCCGTGCTGAATTCGGCTAATTTTGCAAAACAGGTACTTTATCAGGATTATTTATATGAGACTGCATCAAGCAATATTTGGAGTACAGCTTGGGTATGGATGAGCCAACGACCTCGTAATCATTTTTCTGTACAGTTTCAGGTAGACTATCAAAGGCGTGGCGAGCTGGTTCCGATTGACTTCAATGTTGCAGATGGCATAGGAAAGGATTGGTACATGGCCAAATTGGGTGTTTCTTATTTGTTTTAATAACAAATCTTTGATAGAATAAATTGGACAATAGTAGTGAATGCCTTAATTTTGGCTTTAGATCATGATGAAGAAGAAAACTGTAATTTTTGCTGGTATATTGGGAATGGTAAGTTTGCTATCCATGAAGGGACAGCAACGAGCAATTGATGAAGAAATTGACGGGCTCTATCGTCGTCCGGTGTCTGAATGGCCGAAACCGACGATTGATAGTGGGGTAAACTGGAAAGAGTTCAAATCTTTACCTAGGCTCGATACCAGTTATTTTTCTTTGATGGAAAGACCGGATGTGAAATTGGGAAAACTATTGTTTTTTGATCCTATTTTATCAGGGAGCAATCAGATCTCTTGCAGCAGTTGCCATAATCCCCAAACTTCATGGGCTGATCATTTGACGGTCTCAGTAGGGAATGACCATCTTGTGGGAACCCGTAATACACCTTCTTTATTAAACGTATATGCTCGTAAAGATCTTTTTTGGGATGGACGTGCCAAGTCGTTGGAGGAGCAGGCGCTGGCACCTATTGAAGCGCATCATGAAATGGATATGGATCTGAGGAAGCTGATTCCTAAACTGAAGGCTATTCCTGCATATACAAAATTGTTTGTTGAAGCTTTTGGTGATGAAGATTATTCAATGCCTGAAGTTCTAAAAGCTCTTGGAAGTTTTCAGCGTACGTTAACGAGTAAAAGAAGTCGCTTTGATGAGTTTTTGGATGGTAACTATAAAATGCTCTCCCAACAGGAGGTGCGTGGACTGCATCTTTTTCGTACTAAAGCGAGATGTATGAATTGCCATAATGGTCAATTCTTGACGGATGATAGTTTCCATAATATTGGTTTGACCTATTACAAAAGGAAGTATGAAGATTTGGGACGTTATGAGGTGACGAAAGACCCTGCAGATGTTGGTAAATTTAGAACTCCGTCGCTAAGGGATGTGATGAATACTGACCCATGGATGCACAATGGTCTATTTGATAATATCACGGGTTTATTGAATATGTATAACAGTGGCATGCAAATGAATACGGCTACACCAGAACAGAAGGCCAACGATCCGCTCTATCCAGTGACAGATCCGTTGATGAAGAAGTTGAATTTAACGAAGGATGAGATTGGAGATATTCAGTCTTTTTTGCAGGCTATAACAGCATCTAAGTATCGGATGAATCGTCCGGATAGTCTGCCACGATAAAGTTTTGACATTAGCTCTTCGATTGTAAGGGTACAAAAAAACCATTCTCAACGAGAATGGTTTTTTTGTGTTAAAATATTTGTTGCTTTTTTGCGTACTTATTTTTGTACGGATAGTGATCGGTACAATCAGAATCTACTATTTGTTCCACCATAATTTATTCGTGATGACATCATCGCCTTGCTGTGCTAGTGCAGCTTGATAGTTGGCTTTGTTGGTACTCTGTTCTTTTATTGGATATACCAAACGACTAGGGACAGCATTTCCGACTTCAGGATTGAAGGTGTAAGTTACTGTTTTTCCATCTATGGTGCCACTCCATACCACATCTCCTTTTTTGATCAAGTATAGTGGATATCCTGTACGTCTCACTTCTGACCAAGACTCGATGCTCTGGTTAAAGAGTGCCAAGTATTTTTGCGATAGGACACGCTCTTTGTTGGCTGCAGGCAGCTGATCTAGATAAGCTGTAATGTCTGTTGCTGCTACCCCCCATTTCTCTAAAGATGCACGTGTGCCATTGATATACTGAGTTTGATCCCAATTGTTATTTTCGGATAATAAGAAGGCTACTTCAGCATATTCCAGTAATACCTCGGCATAGTCAGCCGCATTGATAATATCTCCAGGTAAAGAGACTTTGTCTATCGGGAATAAGTTACCAGCAGCTAATGGTAGTCCATAAGGTTGCCCAAAATAACTACTGTTTTCGGACGTTGGTTTTGCGTATTTAGCTAATCTTGGATCTGCTGTAGTAAAAGGGCCTCTTTTACCCTGCAGAGCTTCTACGATAACATTGGAAATAGCAAAATCTTTGCGATTTGCTGTAACTGTTGCCCGGTATAATGGTGCTTCATTTGGAGAAGTTTTAGAATATTTAAATACAGCATTGTCACTATTGGAGGTAAATACACCTTTTTTAACGGCATCAGTGATATGTGATGTTGCTAAAGATGCATCTTTGGTCTTGATGCGATTTGCTATACGTAAACGAAGGGAATTGGCAAATTTCGCCCACTTACCGTTTTCGCCTTTGTAAATAACATCAGATGTGCCAAATGTTTTTTCTCCTTGATATTTGATTAATGTATCTGCAGCCTGTTGCAGCTCATTCAGGATATCTTTATAAATTTTCTCTTGACTTGCATATTTAGGCGTTAAATTGTCGGGATCCTGTTGTAGAGCTTCAAAGTCGGGGTCTGTATTACCATATGATTGGTAAGGAATATTGCCAAAAACATCTGTTAGAGAGTGAAATGCGTATGATTTTAAGATACGTGCAATCGCAATTTGATTGGCGTTGGTTCCCGCAGTTCCTGCTGATGCTAATGCTTTTGTGCTTTCAGCTGAATTTAACTTGATGATTTCATTCAGATTATTTAAAGCCTTGTACGTAGCGGTCCAATAATTATCTGAATAACTTGTTGGAACTTGATATCTGGATTGATCTGTGTAAATATTTTGACTAAAGTACTGTGTAAAAAGTTGTGCTCCTCTTAAGCTGATATCTTCACTTCTCAGAGCATTGACTAATTGCTTTTCTGCTGTAATCAATAATGTTGGTGTGGTTACCAAAGCAGGGCGATTAGGATCTGTATTGATATCGCTCAACGTTGATTTCGAACAAGAGCTTGTAGCGAATAGACTCAGGCCGATAAGAGTTGTATATAATATATGTGTGTGTGTCATTTTTTCTAGAATTTAAGATTAACATTAAAACCATAAGTCACAGGTGTAGGGATATTACCTCCTTCTATACCCTGTACATTGCCTCCACTTGAAGTAAACTCAGGATCAATGTATTTGCTCTTGGTATAAATATTCCACAGGTTTCTGCCATAGATATTAACCCCGACATTTTTAATCAGTTTACTATTTGTAATAGGGAAGTTGTATCCTAGCGTTACTTCTCTCAATTTAATGAAAGTAGCATCGAAAATAGAGAAAGCTGTAGGACCATTGTATTCATTACGTGCCCATTGTTGTGCTGTAATGTTCGTAGTGTTTTCACGAATATTCGTTACTTCATAAGTCCCGTCGCTGTTAAAGGCAACATTTGCTTTAACACCGTCTAATGTTATACCTGTCTCACGGATATTATTGGCTGCAGTTTTATCCAAAATACCGGAGTACATTCCGACTTTATAGGTTTGTGAGAAGAACTTTCCACCCACACGTCCTGCAACTAAAAATCCTAAATTGAATCTTTTGTAGCGGAAGCTGTTTTGAAAGCCAAATGTATAGTTAGCTAATATAGAACCTAATGGCACCAATTGAGAAGTTTTCATAAAAGTACCATCTTCTTGAACAACACGTTCTCCATCTGGAGTATAAACAAAATCATAACCCAAAAATTGACCGTAAGACTGACCTTCACGTGCGACAAGCTCGACTAGGGTATTGCTTAAACTTAAAGTATTGACTTGTTCATCCAATTTAATTACTTTGTTTTTGTTTTTTGCCCAATTGATGGTTGCATCCCAAGAGAAATTTTCGGTTTTAATAGGCGTTCCATTTAATACGACTTCAATACCTTTATTATTGATCTTTCCTGCATTAAATATTTTGTTGGCATACCCAAAAGAGGATGAAACAGGTACTGCAAGTATTTGATTTCTAGAGTTGTTGTTATAGTAAGTAACATCTAGTCCTAATCTGTTTTTAAAAAATTGTAGATTTAAACCTGTTTCCCAAGAGCTTGTGATCTCAGGTTTGAGAGACGCATTTGGTTTTGTATTTGGTAAACTGTAACCTGGGGTTCCTTCGAATGCTTGCTCTGCATCATAAACTTTATAGAGTTGATATGGATCTGTATCATTACCAACTTGTGCCCAACCAAGACGTAATTTACCAAAGCTCAACCAATCCAATTGCTTAAATGCTGGTAATTGTGAAAATACAAAACTACCAGTCAGCGATGGGTAAATAAAGGAATTATTTTCTACAGGAAGAGTGGATGACCAGTCATTGCGAATAGTTCCATCCAAGTATAAAAGATCATTATAACCTAGTGAGAAACTCCCATAAATAGAAGCTATACGGCGATGATATTTAAAATTATCTATTTTAACTGCTGAAGCATTTTTTAAATTATAATAGTTAGGAAGAATTAATCCTCCTTGTGTAATGGCGTAATCATTTTTACGTTGTTGATCACGTAGATTGGCACCTACATTAGCAATTAGGGAAAATTTATCCCAATTCTTTTTTGCAGTAGCTAAAAATTCGTAATTATATTCATTCAATTTATTACTCATTTCTTCGTATTGAGAAGTGCTTCTAGAATATACCGCAATACGGTCTTGAGATTGGAATGAATAAATATCGCCATGTACTTTAGCCCCTAC is a window encoding:
- a CDS encoding DUF4876 domain-containing protein, producing MKIRYFIPIICLLIFSCQRDRIPKMEPVDLNLNLSYASEELNGKLELNTAKVTVTNLSTKVRSTYSPQDAAVSIENLKPGNYDIDASITISKEQYTQVTGLETAEDVTFNVSFKKYNLIRSTTLALELVAGTVGDFVIKQVYYAGSDQKNGALYRDQFFEIQNNTDRILYADSLYFGRIYGRQSITTDKEHYQPNGQLDWSKSENMTMGNEANTDYVYLRDLFMIPGDGQTYPIDPGKSIVIAQNALNHKVPFVGNNGVETPIRDPELTVDLSKATFETYFGDIPGKKPFASDINNLDVPNVEVLDYVANDWILDNPGRDGYVIFKRSSREEVLALKNYVVPSLKPPAASEKTYRQLPVSWIMDALEIQPNTASSRLPKKLGPSQDAGFSFVPLGAYSSQAVIRKTEENNNGVIKLKDTNNSTEDFVFIKANPFGFAN
- a CDS encoding DUF6850 family outer membrane beta-barrel protein, whose amino-acid sequence is MIDIKQIVILTGLFMTVSVSYAQSQPESVLDSVTAEAYWYQPEYVMMHDMAVRNRVWLPNETKNKASILGISQAFNKGEFQPAQGADKANQFGVYTEGKTQWKNTDFWGRFSYDRSSEDSTAMRHQTRWNVDAPFYFGSLRKNKYNRETYKLDAGVQRAFFDNRLPISLAVDYRLGSHYSNNDPRGNLNDMNLQFEMTVGHNLPKLSYHISGIWGYGSERAEVGYKNDKYTTNTDDPLYVNWVMNGFGNAEEQLKQINYFDVIDHYGAGFHILLMPNIANKIYFNARFLNEKQSFRKNDNSVQTYQLLNDYSKDIGEMEILWSSQFDDRRSMKWLIMAKTESGDDFNYSYMANNYVYQKDQAMLKGQYNLASVQLAGNLSWSNMKKKDGATDNLMDLTQLQSGITLYRTFKITDQFNLLGKLGYQRKWSPQHELEAPVLNSANFAKQVLYQDYLYETASSNIWSTAWVWMSQRPRNHFSVQFQVDYQRRGELVPIDFNVADGIGKDWYMAKLGVSYLF
- a CDS encoding cytochrome-c peroxidase, with the protein product MMKKKTVIFAGILGMVSLLSMKGQQRAIDEEIDGLYRRPVSEWPKPTIDSGVNWKEFKSLPRLDTSYFSLMERPDVKLGKLLFFDPILSGSNQISCSSCHNPQTSWADHLTVSVGNDHLVGTRNTPSLLNVYARKDLFWDGRAKSLEEQALAPIEAHHEMDMDLRKLIPKLKAIPAYTKLFVEAFGDEDYSMPEVLKALGSFQRTLTSKRSRFDEFLDGNYKMLSQQEVRGLHLFRTKARCMNCHNGQFLTDDSFHNIGLTYYKRKYEDLGRYEVTKDPADVGKFRTPSLRDVMNTDPWMHNGLFDNITGLLNMYNSGMQMNTATPEQKANDPLYPVTDPLMKKLNLTKDEIGDIQSFLQAITASKYRMNRPDSLPR
- a CDS encoding SusD/RagB family nutrient-binding outer membrane lipoprotein; the protein is MTHTHILYTTLIGLSLFATSSCSKSTLSDINTDPNRPALVTTPTLLITAEKQLVNALRSEDISLRGAQLFTQYFSQNIYTDQSRYQVPTSYSDNYWTATYKALNNLNEIIKLNSAESTKALASAGTAGTNANQIAIARILKSYAFHSLTDVFGNIPYQSYGNTDPDFEALQQDPDNLTPKYASQEKIYKDILNELQQAADTLIKYQGEKTFGTSDVIYKGENGKWAKFANSLRLRIANRIKTKDASLATSHITDAVKKGVFTSNSDNAVFKYSKTSPNEAPLYRATVTANRKDFAISNVIVEALQGKRGPFTTADPRLAKYAKPTSENSSYFGQPYGLPLAAGNLFPIDKVSLPGDIINAADYAEVLLEYAEVAFLLSENNNWDQTQYINGTRASLEKWGVAATDITAYLDQLPAANKERVLSQKYLALFNQSIESWSEVRRTGYPLYLIKKGDVVWSGTIDGKTVTYTFNPEVGNAVPSRLVYPIKEQSTNKANYQAALAQQGDDVITNKLWWNK
- a CDS encoding SusC/RagA family TonB-linked outer membrane protein → MTKHTTNFVVAAALCLSSSTLYAQSTIKGKVIDEHNTAIQGATITDINSKKQIQTDVNGLFEFPSNQNTVTLQVQYIGFETKTIQANISGLNTIQLTPTSSQLNEVVVTALGISREKKSLGYAVQEVKGTELQTRPTNALSALSGKVAGLQVTTSGGNMGGSSHVLLRGINSISGNNQPLYVIDGTPIDNTDLNSSSTINGSAGKDVGNMIQDINPDDIENISVLKGPSAAALYGSRAANGVILITTKRASKGEKVDISVNTGLDFENITRLPKRQHLYGQGYSTSFQTQNINGKDYKIVDYASDESWGPKLDGTPVLQWYNLNPEDEVNYLNPSPWLYPKNDVSYFFKTGIANTNNFAIAGSTGNTNYRFSYTNKNVTGTVPNSSLGRNTFNFSGGTQLGKIKVTSNFNYIRNSSVGRPWTGASNRNIILEAFQWGAVQVDYKILENYKRADGTPLAWNRTGWQNTTAAEATRFIDNPYWSAYESYMEDSRDRFYGNIGLQYDVNNWLSVGAKVHGDIYSFQSQDRIAVYSRSTSQYEEMSNKLNEYNYEFLATAKKNWDKFSLIANVGANLRDQQRKNDYAITQGGLILPNYYNLKNASAVKIDNFKYHRRIASIYGSFSLGYNDLLYLDGTIRNDWSSTLPVENNSFIYPSLTGSFVFSQLPAFKQLDWLSFGKLRLGWAQVGNDTDPYQLYKVYDAEQAFEGTPGYSLPNTKPNASLKPEITSSWETGLNLQFFKNRLGLDVTYYNNNSRNQILAVPVSSSFGYANKIFNAGKINNKGIEVVLNGTPIKTENFSWDATINWAKNKNKVIKLDEQVNTLSLSNTLVELVAREGQSYGQFLGYDFVYTPDGERVVQEDGTFMKTSQLVPLGSILANYTFGFQNSFRYKRFNLGFLVAGRVGGKFFSQTYKVGMYSGILDKTAANNIRETGITLDGVKANVAFNSDGTYEVTNIRENTTNITAQQWARNEYNGPTAFSIFDATFIKLREVTLGYNFPITNSKLIKNVGVNIYGRNLWNIYTKSKYIDPEFTSSGGNVQGIEGGNIPTPVTYGFNVNLKF